The following proteins are co-located in the Apium graveolens cultivar Ventura chromosome 5, ASM990537v1, whole genome shotgun sequence genome:
- the LOC141723356 gene encoding LOW QUALITY PROTEIN: PR5-like receptor kinase (The sequence of the model RefSeq protein was modified relative to this genomic sequence to represent the inferred CDS: deleted 2 bases in 1 codon), translating into MTHSFEFKLGQGGYGSVYKGKLPNDSVVAVKIFSNTKSNGDEFLNEVASISRTSHVNIVSLIGFCFEGSKRALVYEYMPNGSLEKFISNGKSSSVQLGWHTLSEIALGIARGLEYLHRGCSIRILHFDIKPHNILLDEEFCPKISDFGLAKLCLGKESIISMQHMRGTPGYIAPEVFSRNFGGVSHKSDVYSYGMMILEMVGAKTNTQEEINNCSSEKYFPNWIYDRLELNADQMGLDDISNEVENQSTKKLLIVGLWCIQTHPSERPSMKGVLEMLEGNVESLKIPTRPFLESTIEPLDTISTT; encoded by the exons ATGACACATTCTTTCGAATTCAAGCTAGGCCAAGGA GGTTATGGTAGCGTGTACAAAGGCAAGTTACCAAATGACAGTGTTGTGGCGGTGAAAATTTTTTCTAACACAAAAAGTAATGGTGACGAATTTCTCAATGAGGTTGCAAGCATTAGCAGGACCTCTCATGTCAATATTGTCAGTCTCATAGGTTTTTGTTTTGAGGGTTCTAAAAGAGCTTTGGTCTACGAGTATATGCCTAATGGATCTTTGGAAAAGTTTATATCAAACGGGAAATCCTCATCAGTGCAACTGGGATGGCACACACTAAGTGAAATTGCACTTGGAATTGCTAGAGGGTTAGAGTACTTGCATCGAGGTTGCAGCATACGAATTTTGCACTTTGACATTAAACCTCATAACATTCTTTTAGATGAAGAGTTTTGCCCAAAAATATCAGACTTTGGGCTTGCCAAATTATGTTTAGGAAAAGAGAGTATCATATCAATGCAACACATGAGAGGAACACCAGGGTACATTGCACCAGAAGTATTTTCAAGAAACTTTGGAGGGGTATCTCACAAGTCTGATGTATATAGTTATGGAATGATGATCTTAGAAATGGTTGGAGCCAAAACCAATACACAGGAAGAAATTAATAACTGTAGCAGTGAAAAGTACTTCCCCAATTGGATATATGATCGCCTTGAGCTGAATGCTGATCAAATGGGGCTAGATGACATCTCCAATGAGGTAGAAAACCAAAGTACAAAAAAATTGCTGATAGTTGGGTTGTGGTGCATCCAAACTCATCCTTCAGAAAGACCATCTATGAAGGGGGTATTAGAAATGTTAGAAGGGAATGTGGAGTCCCTGAAAATCCCAACCAGGCCCTTCTTAGAGTCCACAATAGAGCCTCTAGATACTATTTCAACGACATAG
- the LOC141661088 gene encoding uncharacterized protein LOC141661088 codes for MSQGSKSISEFFTAIKSVWDAINDTSPLPTCTCNHCTCNLTKRIVEKQQEQRLIQFMMKLNDNFSVARGNVLMMEPIPAISQAFRLSQTESLAFIAEKRPYDNKFNFRGYSNASQSQRQPNVFNQGKAPNSGNAKRTYYCTHCQISGHSLERCFKVHGYPPGFKFKEKKVAAISQNQLSDSSSNTTDPVISREQYNQLIQLLNNHRVNSNNDTVSTSHAFLAEFQFNLISIHKLCQDLSCEVLFTHDKCILQFPSQRQKVIPLGKIEAGLYSVDAQNHKVTLLDADKSHICNVACLSTIEDVKLWHLRLGHLPFQ; via the exons ATGAGTCAAGGTTCTAAATCTATATCTGAATTTTTTACTGCAATCAAATCTGTATGGGATGCTATCAATGACACCAGTCCCTTGCCTACTTGTACCTGTAATCACTGTACTTGTAATTTGACTAAAAGAATTGTTGAAAAACAACAAGAACAGAGATTAATACAGTTCATGATGAAGCTCAATGATAACTTTAGTGTTGCAAGGGGAAATGTACTGATGATGGAGCCAATTCCAGCTATCTCACAGGCTTTTAGGCTATCTCAGACTGAATCATTGGCTTTTATTGCAGAAAAGAGGCCATATGACAACAAATTTAATTTCAGAGGATATTCTAATGCATCTCAATCTCAAAGGCAGCCTAATGTTTTTAATCAAGGGAAAGCTCCAAATTCTGGAAATGCTAAAAGGACTTACTATTGTACTCATTGTCAGATTTCAGGACATAGTTTGGAGAGATGTTTTAAGGTCCATGGTTATCCACCTGGATTTAAGTTTAAAGAAAAGAAAGTTGCTGCTATATCTCAGAATCAATTGAGTGATTCTTCTTCTAACACTACAGATCCAGTAATCTCTAGAGAGCAATACAACCAGCTTATACAACTACTCAACAATCATCGGGTTAACTCCAACAATGATACTGTTTCAACTAGTCATGCTTTTCTAGCAG AGTTTCAatttaatctcatatctattCACAAACTTTGTCAAGATTTATCTTGTGAAGTTCTTTTCACTCATGATAAATGTATTCTTCAGTTCCCTTCTCAGAGACAGAAGGTGATTCCTCTTGGTAAAATTGAAGCTGGTCTATACTCTGTGGATGCTCAAAATCATAAAGTCACACTTCTAGATGCTGATAAATCTCACATATGCAATGTTGCTTGCTTGTCAACTATTGAAGATGTCAAGCTGTGGCATTTAAGGCTTGGACATTTACCTTTTCAGTAG